A region from the Papaver somniferum cultivar HN1 unplaced genomic scaffold, ASM357369v1 unplaced-scaffold_125, whole genome shotgun sequence genome encodes:
- the LOC113331541 gene encoding F-box/kelch-repeat protein At3g23880-like isoform X1 yields MSYDPTSSILNRPVKTNCPVRSKSGIAVFGYCNGLVCISSSGTKVLFLWNPATQEYKKLPIPELRFPRQHICQIDYVFGHDDKSDDFKVVFVASYRHIARIEVHIFTLRSDSWRYIGEFPYDVSKDSRMSDIARVPVNGALHWIAVIDCDDIDCEAIIYFDFEKETFESMPLPKIPNPLADDTFVYAKFVRRLCVLGGSLCLMCSNPEASIDVWHWTAKQEILGLNFSLSTNKSFLDVFQTGCP; encoded by the coding sequence ATGAGTTATGATCCAACATCTTCTATATTAAATCGTCCCGTGAAAACTAACTGCCCTGTAAGGTCTAAAAGTGGAATTGCGGTTTTTGGGTACTGTAATGGCTTGGTCTGCATAAGTTCTAGTGGGACAAAAGTTCTATTCCTTTGGAACCCGGCCACTCAGGAGTATAAGAAATTACCTATTCCAGAACTTCGCTTCCCCCGGCAGCACATTTGCCAAATTGACTATGTATTTGGCCATGATGACAAGAGTGATGATTTCAAAGTGGTTTTTGTAGCATCTTATAGACACATAGCTAGGATTGAGGTTCATATTTTTACATTAAGATCTGACTCGTGGAGATACATTGGCGAATTCCCGTATGATGTCTCTAAAGATTCAAGAATGTCTGATATAGCTCGTGTGCCTGTTAATGGAGCTCTTCACTGGATAGCAGTTATTGACTGTGACGACATTGACTGCGAAGCTATTATATATTTTGACTTTGAGAAAGAGACTTTCGAAAGCATGCCATTGCCTAAGATTCCAAATCCCTTGGCTGATGACACCTTCGTTTATGCAAAGTTTGTTAGAAGACTGTGCGTGTTAGGAGGTTCTCTTTGTTTAATGTGTTCTAATCCAGAGGCTTCTATCGATGTGTGGCATTGGACAGCGAAACAAGAAATTCTTGGACTAAACTTTTCACTGTCGACCAACAAAAGCTTTCTGGATGTGTTTCAAACTGGATGCCCTTAA
- the LOC113331541 gene encoding nucleolin-like isoform X2, with the protein MPLRSCENGRILLGLEMGDASLHMILYDPKDESSEHLRPFQVARECLLSTSAYVESLVSLNSGTYLWQGQVECSKEEDGYYLDVEEYSEEDSDSDSDEEYDYGFDEEDDYGSDEEHIGEDSEEDNDEDDEEDDEQEDTESSKKKREEDDKEVLNDIRKMFTTLKKPKM; encoded by the coding sequence ATGCCCTTAAGGTCTTGTGAAAATGGTAGGATTCTATTAGGATTGGAGATGGGGGATGCTAGTTTGCATATGATCCTGTATGATCCAAAGGATGAATCAAGTGAACATCTCAGGCCTTTTCAGGTTGCAAGGGAGTGTTTATTAAGTACTTCTGCCTATGTAGAGAGCTTAGTGTCCCTTAATTCAGGTACTTATTTATGGCAAGGACAGGTGGAATGCTCTAAAGAAGAAGACGGCTATTACTTAGACGTCGAAGAATATTCTGAAGAAGATTctgattctgattccgatgaagaATATGATTATGGtttcgatgaagaagatgattatgGTTCTGATGAAGAACACATTGGTGAAGACTCGGAAGAAgataatgatgaggatgatgaagaagacgaCGAACAAGAAGATACTGAGAGCAGCAAAAAGAAAcgagaagaagatgataaagaagTACTAAATGATATCAGGAAGATGTTCACGACTCTAAAGAAACCCAAGATGTAG
- the LOC113331603 gene encoding paramyosin-like, with product MGKRTSRDLESELTRAEEESEHWKVTCLVLRHHYSDLKNKYIEYKEKQVKKKGFDEGFEKKTEISEKDGDSNVIVYKRRRQNKDIREDDEQREKCECVQLNWEIDVLEYGKQKANEEIEGLKNQCLDLEVQGDLLKMRCKQLMKKTVVLEKETSEREKIQQERINCLEKECVQLNKEVEYLKLGNKRQAGEIGDLRIKCMDLEIQETLLLDHETELRKELEDCRNKCRGLSAELEQKKMELANLLEINGGREDYRTKCIELEEHIKGLVEEGIVMYERERSAHERICVLEEVAEKLETKEIERCVQLNTENRKLEDENRKLEDDKIDSLTKRFMELETRLLRVEEENSTLRGMRTGVSCEKTCRETDGVVHVANAVHLTRTETSLNSAFTPASCKPSSSLQVNSDGVHASDLAHVNNQCKSVEGGKDYFASASGHQVGFETQGALTMRKCSGIPSSENLALVRQEDGARPSTTSSIVEIVEIDSDGEIVDISDDEEDK from the exons ATGGGTAAAAGAACTAGTAGAGATTTAGAGAGTGAGTTGACCAGAGCAGAGGAAGAAAGTGAACACTGGAAGGTAACTTGTTTGGTTCTAAGACACCATTACTCTGACCTGAAAAACAAGTATATAGAgtataaggaaaaacaagtaaaGAAGAAAGGGTTTGATGAGGGTTTTGAGAAGAAAACAGAAATTTCAGAAAAAGATGGGGATTCCAATGTGATAGTCTACAAAAGGAGGAGACAAAATAAAGACATTAGGGAAGATGATGAACAAAGGGAGAAATGTGAGTGTGTTCAACTCAATTGGGAAATTGATGTTTTGGAGTATGGGAAACAAAAAGCAAATGAGgaaattgaaggtttaaaaaatCAGTGTTTGGATTTGGAGGTTCAGGGGGACTTGCTTAAGATGAGGTGTAAACAATTGATGAAGAAGACAGTGGTTCTAGAGAAGGAGACAAGTGAAAGAGAGAAGATTCAACAAGAGAGGATTAATTGTCTGGAGAaggaatgtgttcaactcaataAGGAGGTTGAGTATTTGAAGTTGGGGAACAAAAGACAAGCTGGTGAAATTGGGGATTTGAGAATCAAGTGTATGGATTTGGAGATTCAAGAAACCCTCTTATTGGATCATGAGACCGAACTGAGAAAAGAATTGGAGGATTGTAGAAACAAGTGTCGAGGTTTGTCTGCAGAGCTAGAACAGAAGAAAATGGAATTGGCGAACCTACTGGAAATAAATGGCGGTCGCGAAGACTATAGGACTAAGTGTATTGAGCTGGAAGAGCATATCAAGGGTTTAGTGGAAGAAGGGATTGTTATGTATGAAAGGGAGAGAAGTGCACATGAAAGAATATGTGTCTTGGAGGAGGTTGCTGAGAAGCTGGAAACTAAGGAAATAGAGAGGTGTGTTCAGCTTAATACTGAGAACAGGAAATTGGAGGATGAGAACAGGAAATTGGAGGATGATAAGATTGATAGTTTGACAAAGAGGTTTATGGAGTTGGAGACGCGGCTTTTGAGAGTGGAAGAAGAGAATTCAACATTGAGAGGCATGCGAACCGGAGTCTCTTGTGAGAAAACTTGCAGGGAAACCGATGGCGTAGTCCATGTAGCTAATGCGGTTCACCTGACTAGAACTGAAACCAGTCTAAATTCTGCTTTTACACCTGCCAGTTGCaaaccttcttcttcactgcaaGTAAATTCCGATGGTGTGCACGCGTCAG ACTTAGCTCATGTCAACAATCAGTGCAAGTCTGTAGAAGGTGGCAAGGATTACTTTGCAAGTGCATCTGGACACCAAGTAGGTTTTGAGACACAAGGGGCACTAACTATGCGCAAGTGCAGTGGGATACCATCAAGTGAAAATCTAGCTTTGGTCAGACAAGAAGATGGTGCAAGGCCATCAACTACATCATCTATTGTTGAGATTGTCGAGATCGACAGTGACGGAGAAATCGTGGATATCAGCGACGATGAGGAAGATAAGTAA